In Oreochromis niloticus isolate F11D_XX linkage group LG22, O_niloticus_UMD_NMBU, whole genome shotgun sequence, the sequence CTGAGATATCGGACCACAGAGAATTCTGGGTATTACTGATGTTTTTTCTATCATATGTTCTGTACGGATAAATTCTGGATGAGCTCTTAGTGTTTTTCCACATAGAGACATGCTATATGCTGTCATCTGTTTGATACTAGGCTATTTATTGTgttcatatatttaaaaactataaagcCTGTTTGAATTGTTGTAACATTGTTTTCATCACTCTGAAATCCTAGAAGTAGCACAACCCTTCCCTGCAGTTTACATGCACAACTGTTGTGTACAtatatctctctatatatatgttcatgtttatgcacagagacacagtcGCTCTCAGTTTTAAAAGAGATTTAATGCAAGAGTTTGTTGCAGTATTTCAAACAAAATGTAATACTATCTGAGGTTTAAAAAAGAACACATTAAACCTGTGCAACAGTGACTTCCCCGAATTAATGCCAattgctttttccttttacttcttttttctattttacagACAAACCACATTCTCACATTTCAATTAAAATAATCCAAAATAAACACAAGGCACGTTCAGAGCGCAGTGAGGGTGATCACAATCTAGTTCATCacttaaaatataaacaatcccccttttttttaacataaacatTTACAGCATAATCCTGTGTAGAAAACAAGTGTCACCCCACCCTCACCCAGAAGTGTCTTTACAGCCATACAACATATAGTTTAATCTTTTTTGACGTACTCAGCAAAAACACAGTGAACCGTAAGTGGTTTGATGCCCTGTCGAGCTATCAGGCAGCACGGGGCCAGTAAGTCTTTGGTTTTATAGTTTGTGCCGACCAACAAATGAGTTAGGAATCCTGTGCTGGGCGTTGGTCTCAGGAGTTAAATGAGTTATGTAAGGAGGCATGGCGCTGCTCCAGTACTGCGTAATATACCTGTTCTTTCTTGTATACCTTCTTGTAGAGGTAATACGTGATTTAAAATTTTAAGAAGGAAAACGGAggtcagttttttattttattatttacactGATTCAGGTCAACTGGAAATCTTGCATATTTATTTACGCTACATGAGGCGAACACTAGTACACATAAACACCACTCCTCTTTCCATGGAAGCGTCTAGGTCTCCTAggaattgttatttatttagtttcaaCCCTGAGAAGTGGGTGTATGACTTGTTAGAAAGAAGTCGAGTGTGTTAAGTTCACCACAGCCGCTACCATCCATCCAAACTGTAGTGCCCCAACATTTTAACCTTCTGATTCAGTTTTTTCCTCCCACACTTTTCACACTCTATAAAGTCTCACTGACTCTACCCTCTGATCTCACTCTTCTCTACCCTTTACTCTTCATCAGCTGTCTTTTTATTCCTATGTTTTGGTTATTTGTCCgggttaataataataacaataataataatgataataatgaccCCCCACCAGAACTTTGGCAAAACCCTCGATGGGCCACTGGCACATGGTGAATCCACAAAGACACTTTCTCCCATTCAGTTTCAAGCAAGCTCCAGCTACAAAGTGGCCTGCACACAACACTGGTACTACACATGTGCCGTGTTTTGTGACTGGCACATTATATGGTTTTGCTTCTCAGATGCAACGTTTCCCTTTTCGTCTTTTAGTCCTGTTCACAAAAGCTCATTTACAGGTAAACCTGtgctacctttttttttttttttttgagacaCGTACCGGCCCATCAAGCCAGTATCCAAGTAGAGTCTTGTTTCTCTCAGTCACcatataaggaaaaaaaaaatagaacaaGGTCTTGGCAAAAAGGAAAATTCCAGACTGAATGACTTTAGTTTGTTTTCACCATTTTATAAGTCGTCCTTTCAAGTTTTATTACTTCTTGTGAAAAATCCAGAAAATGCTGTAGTGTTAAGGCCCAGAGGAACTCTCACAGTGTCGTTGGCACAAACGTGGACAGTGGAGGTTTTTTGATAGTCTTGCATTAAATAAGTTTCCATGTAAAAGGTCGCTCCTCCATCTTTCGTTATCCCAGGTTATTCCCCATCTGTTAACAGAACAACAGGGATAACAGTCAAATCTCTTTACCTCCTGCCTTTCCCCCTCGCTGGCCTTCAGCAGGACGTACCGTGCTCTTTGCGCCTTAATCACGCTTGCATTTCTTCAGCTTAATCAGTTAATTATTTTTTCTGAAAGCAGATTCTCTTTAAAGTAGCATAAAAAATCCATAACAGTGATGAACTGTGGTTTTGCCAGTCTCTTACTGTACATATAAGACAATCACATTTAGCCAGTCACTGCTCAAAAGCTAATTTATAACATTCATGTGCTATTTTTTGACAACAAAGACTATTTTCAAACATTTCTGTAGCTATGTAGACCATTTcaaaatatatcatttttaagctAAAACCCTGGTTTCCCTCTTGGATTCCTTTCCCTCCCCTCTTGGTGGTTTACAcctaaacatatttttttgttgtttttcctcatATTGCTTTCCCATCTACGCTGCAAACATCTCCCTTACTGTGATAGACTACCTCAAAACGGCTGTAGACCTTCTTCTCCTTCCTCAGGCTCTCTATCCTCCTCAGCAGTCCCTCCCGCTCCTGGTTGTTGCCCTGCGGTCGCAGAAATCGGTTCTTTTTTAAGGAGTTCTGCTTCTCCGTTCCTTTATCTCCAGCATCTCCATCTTTGTTTCCTCCCGTCTCTTCCCGCTCCTGGCGGTTCTTTTGGCTGTTGGCGGAGATTTGCTCCAGAATGACTTTGGTGTCGTCTCGTAAGTTGCTGCTGTACAGAACAGAGCCGCCCGCGGGCTGGTATCGGGACGTGACGGATGTTCCGGTTGTTGATGTTTTATGATTGGTGGTGGATTGATCAGTAGTTGTAGACGCTGTATCTTTAGACGATGAGCTCTGTTTTTTGCTCGAATTGTCAGTGACCTCTATGACCGTGCTCATGCCCCTATCCTCTCCCgaggttttcttttctttgtccttGGGTCCCAGGAATCCCTTTAGCCTCTGAGTCTGCTTCTTTAGGAAGTCGAGTGGCTTACCCTCACCCTTTCCCTCGCCAATTGTATTGATGGACGTGGTAGAGCCCATAACCTTTTGGAGCCCTTCCTTAGAGTCTTCATGTGACAGAGTTGAAGAACTGTGAGAGCGACTCTTTTTCATTTCAGTCTTCTCTGCGTCTGTAGCGTCTGTGGTCAAAATTTCCTCCCCACAGGAGATGCGACGAGAATTTAGCCCTTTAAGTTTCACCGGCTCCTTCTTGAAGATCTTAGGTGAAGCCAGAGGCTTTAGAGACTTGAATAGATCTTTCTTTTGACCTTCTGATGCATTCTCCTCTTTCTGAGACTGCACTATCTCTGAAGGCTTCTGTGAGCTTGTAAAAGGCTTGGGAAAGATTAGTGGTGGCCTTGATGAACTGACTGAAGGTCTGCGAGTATTGAGCTCAGCCAGTTTTGCTGAGATGTCTGGCTTTGTCTGCTCAGGCTCTGCTGTACTGAGTGTGACAGCTGGGATCTTGAAAGTTGTTGTAATGTTGGGAGGTTTATCAGAAAGATCTTGCTTTTTTTCAGCGGGCTCTAAGGCTTTTAGCGATGGCTCTGTCTCTGTTTTCGAGACTTTTGTCTTGGCAGCTAAGTCTTTGAAGTACTGCAATCGGCTGGCCGGATCATTCATGTTCAGAGATGATGAATCTGTGACTTTAGGTTTTTCAAACGTAAATGTTGTCTTTACTTTTTCATTAGTTTCTTTAGGTTCCTCTTTAGGTTTAATCTCATCTTTTAACCGTATCTCCTTTTCCTCTTGcttctcctgtttttcttctttctccttcCTCTCCTCGGTCTTCCTTCGCCAATCAAAAGGCTCACGAGATAATGACCTCCTCTTTTCTAGCATCTGGGCCACAATGGATGAAGTGCGCACTGAATCTAACTCCTCATCTTCTTCCGTCGCTGGTTTTAGACCTAAGCTACCACTGTGTATCTCTGCCTTAGAAGATGAGAATATAAGTGAGGAGCGCAGCCGAGAGCTGCGCTGAAGGAGCGGGTTAATACGCGTCCGGAATGACTCGTGTTTGGATAGAAGGAGTTCTTGACCACCTTTCGCCTCCGCATCTGCGCTCCCCTCCCTTGCTGtactcctctctgtctctctttccttctcctcctccctctcttttctgTCCAGTACAAGGCGGGAAGGAAGTAGATCCTTGGACGTTGGTAGGCCAGAGTCTTTATTGCTGCTCTCAGGTAGTTTAGGCTTTCCAAAGCGTGGCCTCAGGATATCAGGTCTGGGCTTGGGAGGAACATTTGGTGGCTCTTTTATTCCATAGCGTGGAGCTGAACTTTCAGTTTCAGTTGGTTGCACAGCTTGAGGAGGTTCATCAAAAGCATCAGAACCCATAGGCTGAGCCAGGCCTTCTTCTCCAGTGTCCTCATAAGTACTTAGATAGGAGTGGATTCTCCAGCTTCTTAGACCTTGCTTTACACTTGAGTCCTCCTCATGCTCTTGATCAAATTGTTTGTTAAAGTGTTTCTTCTCAGGTGGGTGGGGGTGTGTTGGTGAGCTCTGACAAGCATATGCCTGTCCTATGGTTGGCCTCTTATGGGAGGATCCTCCCCCATACCTCCCAGCTAACGGAGGGGCGTTGAGGCCCTCGGGTCCTCTCAGGTCCTCAGATGAAAAGTAGTCTCTGCCATACTGCCCGGGTGGAGGCTCCTGGTCTGAGCGATAACTTGAGTCTGAATACTGGTCAATGGAGAGGTGCGGAGGACGGCCTCGAAGTCTGTCGAAGTGTCCGTGGCCAGAACCTGGCCCGGGACCTTCACTGTAGAAATGGCTGCTTTGAATCTGTTCTCTGTAACGAAAGTGCATCACATATTGTTTATGcttaataaacttaaaaataaaccaTACATTTTATGTTTATGGTCCATGTGATAAGCAGGAGGAGGTTTGAAAGGTTTTCCTACCTGTGGAAGTCTGTCTCGTCCAGATTGTTCATGACTCTGTGCTGCATAAACTGTCTTGAAGATGCGTAGGTTTCCTGGGTTCCTTCTGCATAGCTGTGCCTCTTGAAGGCACTGGCGCTCATCTCCATCTGCCTGGACACGATGGACCGCCCCTGTTCCAGGAATGACTGCTGAAGACGAAACTGCTGCTGTGAATACTTTCCGATAGTAATTCCTGACCCGGGCTCCAGGGTTTGACGAAACGCCTCATTTCTCCGGAAAGGAAGCATGGGGTTACGATCAGAGTCACCATAGGGGAAGGCAGGGGGAATCTCAGGCTGCCTTCTGTAACCTACTGGGTTACGCAAAGACTGGGACCTCTTTAATCCAAACTGGCTGCCTAAATAGTTGCCGGTGCTGCTGGGATCAGAGACAGTAAGCGCTGTATTGTTTGGGTCAATGACCAGAGGCTCTGACTGAGCGTAGAGAATGCGAAACTCTTCATCGAAGGTGGCAACGAGCTCCCCAAGGAAGAGGTGGGCGATGCAGCGGTGGATCTTCTCATAGGACCACATGAAACTATAGCAGAGGAACAGTAGAGGCAAAGATTATTTAAAGAATAACTGGCATCAGAGTGCTGATGTTATTAATACTATTAAATTACCCACCTGTAGTTCCCACTGAGTACAGCTCTGCAGTCAGCCAATAGGAAACGATCTTTCACCTGCCCCTTAAATGATTTCCCTGTCCGGGTGTAATAAGGTATTCCCGCCACGGTCCGGACACGTATCATCTATAAAACCAGAATTTCAACTCTGTTACAGATGCATATATGATAATTATAAGCAAAGACATAACAAGAGCCAGCTGTTAgcgcctttttctttttaatgttgttttcagATAATATCATAAAATTCAAACTGACCGGATTAAACTCCAGGTTGACTTTGCAGTTGAGGACCATAGAGACAAAGTGATGAGCCTCCAGCTGATCCAGTAAAATATAAACAGGAACGTGTCGTGCTGCGGCGTCCAAGAGGTCACTAAAGATGTCAATATCTGTGAACATGTCCATCACCACAGCAATAACCTGGAGCAggagcaaacacacaaaaaagtttttccttttaatcAACAAAAGTCTATTTCAGTTCAGTCAGGACAACTGTAGTCAAAAAGAAGTCTGGTATTTTGATCTGTAGtaattcatatttatatttGGCTATCCTGGGACCTCATTGCCCTTTCACACCCACATGTGGAAAGTATGGTTGGAAGATCAGCCACAAGAACTCAGCACAGACCAGTGGAAGCAACAGATATGACACTAACTAAGAAACACCATTAAAAAAGGTTTATATATCTTTCCCTACTATTAAAATATTGcctattattaaaataataataataaattaggGAAATACAACCGGGAACTGTTACTTACATTTTACAACAGTTTTACTACAGTTCTGAGAAATGGAAATTCTGTTTCATCTGTTGACCTACAATGTATATGACTATTAGATTTTTGTCCCCATGTGTGTCGTAAAGTTCCTCTTGTAAATTCTCTGCACAAGATGACcaataaaaactacaaataataataaaaaaggctTATATGAGATATATGAATAAAATGCAGTAAGAGGGTGTTGCTGAGTGTCCTCTGTGTGCTTGTTGACAGTTAACTCTGAGTTCTGGCAGGATACAGACATGTATTTCATAAACACATCGGCAAGAAATGAAGGACAGTTACACACACGACCCACCACACCAACAGGTTTGACTGCTCACTGGATTTGGCATTCTCGCTTCCATTAATCAGGTATTTTATTTAGCTAAAGGCCAGCCAGTTATAAATGTGTCTGAAAGGGCGTGGTGGCAGACTTGGCAGAGAGCATAAAAAGTGAGATGAACTCAGCAACGAGATAACATAACCGTCGTTCACACCATGTCCCTGGCGGCCCTCTATCTCACTTTTCTTTCATATCTTCTAAGGTAATAACACTCTGAGGTAATAAGACTTGTACTGCAGTATtacctataaataaataaaagctccTAGTGTTTTATCTGTGAAACTGGATATGTGCCATGGTCTGAGTCATCACCTTAAATATATGAATTTATAAACACTGAattttttggttgatttttctttctcttgtctGCTGAAACAAAACCACTCCTGCATGTTTTAACacattctcctcctcttctgcttacTTGGCGTGCGTTCTTGATGAGTCTCCTCGCCTGCTCCTTTATGCTCGGCATGTCAGGATCAGAGGGGTTGACTAGAGTGGTGACCTCTGTGGGATCAACGAAACTGTGCTGCGGCCAGCCCAGGTCCAGCCCCGGGGCAGCCAGGTCTGACTGAACTGGCCAGTAGGTGTCTGAAGACCCATCGGCCTCGAGGCCTCCCTCGTGGTAGGTCAGCTCTAGGACGCCGGTGGGCTGGCTAGGCCCCTGGATTGTAGACTTGATGTGTTCAATTTCTGGCTGTGCCAGAAAACTGGCCACATCTGCCTTCTGGAGGAATTCATAGTAGCCCTGGTGTGCGAGGAGAGAGAAAAGTTTAGGAGATCATAAAagcagtgtgtatgtgttttcatACATTAGATCAATGCTTACCTGAGTGTCGTTTTCTATCAGAGCATCAATAGCTAGACGATACTCCTCACGGTAGTGCGGAGGAAGGTAATTTGGGTCGAGAGGGTTATCGCCTATCGATGAACTCTGAGACCGGTGCGGCATGGTTGGAGGGGGTCAAGTCAAAGGTTAAGTCTCAGGAGTAAGAAAAGGTGAGGAAGGAGGAATTTAAACCTGCAAGGAAAAGGAAGATATAAAATGAGGTCAcacaataattaataattaacgTCATCACAGCTGGTTTTCCATTTGCACGTACTGTAAATATACCACTCCCCCATCCATGAGACACAATACTTATGATTCAACAAAATATCCCCTTGGGTGTTGAGAGGAAAAGACCTTTGTGTCTGGACACACAAACAGACGTTACCTTTAACCACGCACACAAAGCAACTACTGTCGCTGAGTCAACGCCGGCTTAGCAGCAAGTAACAGTTTAACAGGCAAATTTGTCACAATGTTAACAACTGTAACAGATATTTATTGCTTGCCTACACAATTAGCGGAACACTTTTATGAAACTAACAATACTTTTTGATATTGTGTGGGATTGCAGGTAGTAATGAGTAATACTCAAGAAAGCATGCATAAAAGAATGGTGCTACGAGAGAGCAACTCCTTCAACTTAAAGGTAGAACGGGTAAAAGTATCATATTTCTCAAGTGTGATTAATTGAATTAAATGAAAAGACTTCACTATAATAATACCAGCGATTAATCAACCTTCAGTGTGGCTTGTTGAAAAAAAACTGTACATAAAGGTGAGAACAAAGTGGAACAGCTGGATACAGAAAAAGCAAAGGGAGGAGAAGAGATTAAAGAGAGCAAGAGGAGAGGTGGGAAAGGCGTGAGGAGTTGTAGAGACAGGTTCTTTCATATCACAGTAAACTTGCCACGCTGGTGCGTCATAATTCATGTTGCTGCTTAGACTTTATCCTGAAAAATCTCCCAGTCATGGCAACCAAACTTATTTAGATGGGCATGATGAGCAGACCATGACTTAACTTAAAGAAGTCACAGGTCCGCTGTTACATAACACTGTGTGAATATATGCCTGTTTCAATGAGAACGAGATAGTGACATTTATGATTCACATGCCAAACTTTAAGAGGTGACTTTGGCATGACTAAGACGCAGGTTTGATTGTTCATCTATCAGCAAGGGTAACacacctgcacaaacacacaaacaatctCGTGACGCTTTCGCAAAAGTGAAAATGAATGATTGTGATGGTGATCTCCATCtctttcttaaaaaaacaagagaaaacaaaagtttTGCCTAAGTGTGATTTATACAGGGGATGAATACAGTCATCAGATAAAACAAGGTTAGGAAAAGTGGTTGCTGAGAGGCAAAAAACAGCTAAACCACATCAGCTATAACGAAGCACCAAAAACCAATGTAAATGTTCACATTAATGAATAATTTGAGCTGCAAAATGTAacatatagcacttttctaatCTTATCAAGCAAACTATCCTTTCATACAGCACGTTTTCTGCCCGACATACTGCACACAAGCAGTTTAGAATCACATAGATGTGtttgaactgtgggaggaagctggagttcCTGGAGGAAACCTACCAAAGGCACAGGGAAAACAtataaactccacacagaaaggtcccCACAGGACTGAAACCAGGAAACTTCTTGCAGTGAGTCAACAATGCTAACTGGAGCCCAACCAATACTGATATTTGTCAGTTAAACTCTTTAACACATGACAGCTTACTAAGAAAAGCCCTTGAACCCTTAAAGCTCTTTGAAGTCTGAACTGAgtggtttctgtcatatttcaggcctgcttagaaaACAAATAACTGGATTTGCATTAGTTAGTCATGGTGGCCTCTACCTAACTATTTTAAAGGCCATCAAAAACTCAAAAGTCAAATGCTCACAGTGTACTAatatagaaaaacacataaagCAGGTTATCGCCTCGACATGTAAtcatgcttttttgttttctgcttgtATTATACACTGCATAATGACCATGAAAGGGTTATAATTTTAATTCTTACTAAGAAAGTACCCATTAACTTTTCATCAATTACTGCTGATTGCCAATGATGTCCAAATAAAACAGTGGAGTGTTTAGTTGGCCATTTTTGGTCATCCATTTACCTGCTTTCAAAAGGTAAAGCAGATACTTTACTAAACACCTAATTTGGCTTTTGAGGGTTTCTTTGGCGTTAGATAAAGAAACAATGAAAATCCCAGGCTTGATTCCAACCCACAGCACACTTACATATTATGAACCATCACTGAGCCAACCAGAGCACCCACTGAGCGATGTTTGATGTGGTCCTGACAGCTGCATGCTGGAGGGTTTGCATTCTGGTGGAGAAAAGAGTGAACAACCACCACGCTGCTTAAGTATTTAAAGTAAGCTGGCAAACCTTAGGAAACATACGTGGcttatttttttatgtagcaTGTGGTCGAAAGAGGAAGTGGATACACCTACAGTCTGAGCAAATTAGGGCGTGTGTGTAACCCGGGGTCTGAGAGGTAGGGTGGGTAAGTATTTAGTGAGGCTGTACCTGCTTTACAAGTGTGTGTTTGACATCTTCTCTGCAAACTTTCAAGCACACTTGAGAGATTAATGACGGTGATAGCTAAGGGCCGAAAGTCCTAACCCGCAATCAGTGAGACAACCCGGTTTACTCAGCGACCTGGTGAGTCATCGAGTAGCCTGGTTGGCGTGGCCTGGGGATAACTTGCAACAGACTGCCGAGATGGTGATTCATCTGCTGACAAAATGGCTGACATCCTGTTTCCCTATTCATGTGGAGCCATTGAAATTAGGGCTTTGTGGCAAGCCGTTGGCTTTCCATGCTCCACGGTGGTCAGGGAGGAATGCCGGGGCGCACATGCTTGTTGCATGGAATTATTTTCCCCCTGAATCCCAAGTCATTTGATTTTCCTAGTTTTGCTCTTTGTATCAAAGTCATTTGCAGCACCACAGTGCCCATTGTGTACATAGGTGTACTGCACTGAAGCTGCAAATATAGTGCATACCCAATGCCAGCCGCAAACTAAGAGAAAAACTCACATGTAGAAACATAACAGTGCaaaagtcagagtgaattcCCTCATGAATGGAAAGTTGTATTATAGAGGCCAAGCTGAATATTCAAACCTAGTCCATAGGAACAAGCAAAAGGTTCACTGTCACACCAAGAAGTATTTTTGGTAGTGTTACTGTTTTTGTAATCAAGTGATTATCAGAAATGTTGACAGCAGCTTGGAAGAAGGCAGCCTGGGGAGGAAATGACCTAATTGGTTAACTCAGGAGCATGGTGGCATTAAAAAGGCGGGTAGGGGGGGATGGGGGTTTCCTTTGCGTCCTCGTCATCACTGTGTCACCGTAGAGTGAGGCAACAGATGAATAACACAATGTCAGAAGCATGACAGACTTTCCCCACCTCACCTGGCCGACTGGTAGGTTATTCAAACAAATACTGCTGCTTTGTTTGCTGTTATAGCAACTGCAGCGAGCATCAAACTGCAGTTGTGTCTGCAAGTGTCTCATGATGATCAGGATCCCTGTCTAAactgcttttgttgtgaagcTTTCAGAGGCTCACAGGAGGACGAGGCTGCCCTAAATGTACCATATAAACAAAGGCCGGTCTGAAACACTAAACCCTGGCAGACAGGACATGAAGGCAGCAACAAGACTTCAGCGTCTCTGAGCTGATAAACCAAATATTCAGACGTGCACAGCGTCTGCTCACGAAGCGTACGAACGGCCCATTCTCGGCATTCCTGCGCAAATGCTGAAAAGAAGGAGAGAAACTGGAGGGTGAAGAGCAGAGGGAGTGTAAATGACATCTGTCCTGACATGTGAATCATGAGACGCGTTAGAAGCGAGCCCGAGGACACAAActatcaagaaaaaaaaacacaaactacatcCTCACCgcctctttctttctgttttctctccttCGCATCCGAACACACCTCACTAAACAAACACTCCAATTGATCCGGCATACCATTGGCCGGTTCGTGCTGTGTGATAATTCGGTGTGTGAACCCAGGTTGAGAAAACAATACTTAAAAACAGGTTTGGAGAGATGAGCCAGTAATCTCCAGATGCTCCCGTCAGAACCTTTCAGTGACATTTTTTTGTCAGATGAACCTCCACAGACATAGATAAGCGCGCACACACGGCGCTGGTTGTCTCTCTGTATATCATCACACCTCAGCGTGGCTGTTGAATGCTGCACAAAAGACAGCTTAAATGAATTCATACAGTATGTGAGAACACACAGCGGCTTGCATCCTcccttttgtgttgtgtgtgtagcTGGGGTTTTAATGCAGCAGCACTGCTAGAAAAACTGGTCCACTGAGATCCCCGCCATCTTTCCAACCGCCTTAAAGGCCTGCGGTCATCCTGTATGGAAAACCCAGCAGCGATGGCATCAAAATATTTCCACTTCATACTTCTCTCTCCTTACCAAAAGCACACTAAACCTCACGCATACATAACAACACGTCTATAACCAGACCCCTGTTTTCTACACCACACACAGCAGTGCAAACAAATTAATGAATGGCACACAGCCTTGGCCTTAAGGTCAGTGTGTGACAAGATTAAACCTATAATAGgaagcacacatgcacagacacaccacATGGGGGGAAAATGGCACTAACATTCCCACTACTCTTCAAATTATAACCACATGTCGTGCTATTTCTGAACAGTGACTCACTTTGAAAGAAACGAGGGAAAAAGCATGCGATGGTGAAGTTTAAAATCAATACACAGTCAAAACAGAAGTGCCAAAGTGCCTGTAATAAAGACACAGTAAAAA encodes:
- the fam83hb gene encoding protein FAM83H isoform X2; this encodes MPHRSQSSSIGDNPLDPNYLPPHYREEYRLAIDALIENDTQGYYEFLQKADVASFLAQPEIEHIKSTIQGPSQPTGVLELTYHEGGLEADGSSDTYWPVQSDLAAPGLDLGWPQHSFVDPTEVTTLVNPSDPDMPSIKEQARRLIKNARQVIAVVMDMFTDIDIFSDLLDAAARHVPVYILLDQLEAHHFVSMVLNCKVNLEFNPMIRVRTVAGIPYYTRTGKSFKGQVKDRFLLADCRAVLSGNYSFMWSYEKIHRCIAHLFLGELVATFDEEFRILYAQSEPLVIDPNNTALTVSDPSSTGNYLGSQFGLKRSQSLRNPVGYRRQPEIPPAFPYGDSDRNPMLPFRRNEAFRQTLEPGSGITIGKYSQQQFRLQQSFLEQGRSIVSRQMEMSASAFKRHSYAEGTQETYASSRQFMQHRVMNNLDETDFHREQIQSSHFYSEGPGPGSGHGHFDRLRGRPPHLSIDQYSDSSYRSDQEPPPGQYGRDYFSSEDLRGPEGLNAPPLAGRYGGGSSHKRPTIGQAYACQSSPTHPHPPEKKHFNKQFDQEHEEDSSVKQGLRSWRIHSYLSTYEDTGEEGLAQPMGSDAFDEPPQAVQPTETESSAPRYGIKEPPNVPPKPRPDILRPRFGKPKLPESSNKDSGLPTSKDLLPSRLVLDRKEREEEKERETERSTAREGSADAEAKGGQELLLSKHESFRTRINPLLQRSSRLRSSLIFSSSKAEIHSGSLGLKPATEEDEELDSVRTSSIVAQMLEKRRSLSREPFDWRRKTEERKEKEEKQEKQEEKEIRLKDEIKPKEEPKETNEKVKTTFTFEKPKVTDSSSLNMNDPASRLQYFKDLAAKTKVSKTETEPSLKALEPAEKKQDLSDKPPNITTTFKIPAVTLSTAEPEQTKPDISAKLAELNTRRPSVSSSRPPLIFPKPFTSSQKPSEIVQSQKEENASEGQKKDLFKSLKPLASPKIFKKEPVKLKGLNSRRISCGEEILTTDATDAEKTEMKKSRSHSSSTLSHEDSKEGLQKVMGSTTSINTIGEGKGEGKPLDFLKKQTQRLKGFLGPKDKEKKTSGEDRGMSTVIEVTDNSSKKQSSSSKDTASTTTDQSTTNHKTSTTGTSVTSRYQPAGGSVLYSSNLRDDTKVILEQISANSQKNRQEREETGGNKDGDAGDKGTEKQNSLKKNRFLRPQGNNQEREGLLRRIESLRKEKKVYSRFEMGNNLG
- the fam83hb gene encoding protein FAM83H isoform X1, which translates into the protein MPHRSQSSSIGDNPLDPNYLPPHYREEYRLAIDALIENDTQGYYEFLQKADVASFLAQPEIEHIKSTIQGPSQPTGVLELTYHEGGLEADGSSDTYWPVQSDLAAPGLDLGWPQHSFVDPTEVTTLVNPSDPDMPSIKEQARRLIKNARQVIAVVMDMFTDIDIFSDLLDAAARHVPVYILLDQLEAHHFVSMVLNCKVNLEFNPMIRVRTVAGIPYYTRTGKSFKGQVKDRFLLADCRAVLSGNYSFMWSYEKIHRCIAHLFLGELVATFDEEFRILYAQSEPLVIDPNNTALTVSDPSSTGNYLGSQFGLKRSQSLRNPVGYRRQPEIPPAFPYGDSDRNPMLPFRRNEAFRQTLEPGSGITIGKYSQQQFRLQQSFLEQGRSIVSRQMEMSASAFKRHSYAEGTQETYASSRQFMQHRVMNNLDETDFHREQIQSSHFYSEGPGPGSGHGHFDRLRGRPPHLSIDQYSDSSYRSDQEPPPGQYGRDYFSSEDLRGPEGLNAPPLAGRYGGGSSHKRPTIGQAYACQSSPTHPHPPEKKHFNKQFDQEHEEDSSVKQGLRSWRIHSYLSTYEDTGEEGLAQPMGSDAFDEPPQAVQPTETESSAPRYGIKEPPNVPPKPRPDILRPRFGKPKLPESSNKDSGLPTSKDLLPSRLVLDRKEREEEKERETERSTAREGSADAEAKGGQELLLSKHESFRTRINPLLQRSSRLRSSLIFSSSKAEIHSGSLGLKPATEEDEELDSVRTSSIVAQMLEKRRSLSREPFDWRRKTEERKEKEEKQEKQEEKEIRLKDEIKPKEEPKETNEKVKTTFTFEKPKVTDSSSLNMNDPASRLQYFKDLAAKTKVSKTETEPSLKALEPAEKKQDLSDKPPNITTTFKIPAVTLSTAEPEQTKPDISAKLAELNTRRPSVSSSRPPLIFPKPFTSSQKPSEIVQSQKEENASEGQKKDLFKSLKPLASPKIFKKEPVKLKGLNSRRISCGEEILTTDATDAEKTEMKKSRSHSSSTLSHEDSKEGLQKVMGSTTSINTIGEGKGEGKPLDFLKKQTQRLKGFLGPKDKEKKTSGEDRGMSTVIEVTDNSSKKQSSSSKDTASTTTDQSTTNHKTSTTGTSVTSRYQPAGGSVLYSSNLRDDTKVILEQISANSQKNRQEREETGGNKDGDAGDKGTEKQNSLKKNRFLRPQGNNQEREGLLRRIESLRKEKKVYSRFEVVYHSKGDVCSVDGKAI